A single window of Gossypium arboreum isolate Shixiya-1 chromosome 13, ASM2569848v2, whole genome shotgun sequence DNA harbors:
- the LOC128286773 gene encoding universal stress protein PHOS34-like: MLAQPLVDAQIPFKIHIVKDHDLKERLCFEVERLGLSAVIMGSRGFGAARRTSKGRLGSVSDYCVHHCICPVVVVRYPGDQESGKKKIAGEDAELQPVPEEELEYYDAEEEHGGLS, from the coding sequence ATGCTGGCGCAGCCGTTAGTGGATGCTCAGATTCCGTTTAAGATTCACATAGTGAAAGACCATGACCTGAAAGAGAGATTGTGTTTCGAAGTGGAGAGGTTAGGGCTGAGTGCGGTGATCATGGGCAGCAGAGGGTTTGGAGCCGCTAGGAGGACCAGCAAAGGAAGGCTTGGAAGTGTTAGTGATTATTGCGTCCACCACTGTATTTGTCCGGTGGTGGTGGTCCGGTACCCCGGTGATCAGGAGAGCGGAAAAAAGAAGATTGCCGGAGAAGATGCAGAGCTGCAGCCGGTACCGGAAGAGGAACTTGAGTATTATGATGCGGAGGAGGAGCACGGAGGTTTGAGttga